One segment of Niabella beijingensis DNA contains the following:
- a CDS encoding polyamine aminopropyltransferase, giving the protein MRSLKSNNQLILLLAVFVIASCGLIYELVAGTLASYVLGDSVTQFSTIIGVYLFSMGIGSFLSKYIGQHLLSWFIKIELLVGLIGGFSAVILFYVFPLAASFRIILYALVSVTGILVGLEIPLLMRILQGKVVFKELVSRVFTFDYIGALLASLIFPLVFVPHLGLIKTALFFGMMNTFVGLYLSVRFKPELKNHRALTTAAISIILLQLVAFVYAERIMEQAETNSFADNIVYAKSTPYQRIVITRNKRETRLFLNGNLQFSSADEYRYHEALVHPALSSITRREQVLILGGGDGMAAREVLKYPDVKRITLVDLDPAMTRLFTTQERFSELNNHSLSNPKVTVQNADAFTWLRGSATCFDAIIIDFPDPSNYSIGKLYSNSFYQTLFRRLKPDGIAVIQSTSPFVAPNSFWCVDTTLRSCGFSTKPYHNLVPSFGDWGYILAMKDTAKGWFLQLPDHLRFADRQSVEQMFYFPPDMHPTKKITVNKLNNQSLVSYFEEEWSHYLDS; this is encoded by the coding sequence ATGCGTTCCCTCAAAAGTAACAATCAGCTTATTTTACTGCTGGCCGTTTTTGTCATTGCATCCTGCGGGCTTATTTATGAGCTTGTGGCCGGCACACTGGCCAGCTATGTTCTTGGAGACAGCGTAACACAATTCAGCACCATCATCGGTGTCTACCTTTTTTCGATGGGAATCGGCTCCTTTCTTTCCAAATACATCGGGCAGCACCTCCTCTCCTGGTTTATTAAAATAGAGTTACTGGTCGGCCTTATCGGTGGCTTCAGTGCGGTTATTCTGTTTTATGTATTTCCGCTTGCAGCATCCTTCCGGATCATCCTTTATGCGCTGGTATCGGTAACAGGTATCCTGGTAGGCCTGGAGATCCCGCTGCTGATGCGCATCCTGCAAGGCAAAGTGGTCTTTAAAGAGCTTGTAAGCCGGGTCTTTACATTTGACTACATTGGTGCATTGCTTGCCAGTCTTATCTTTCCCCTGGTTTTTGTTCCGCATCTCGGATTGATCAAGACGGCGTTGTTTTTTGGGATGATGAACACTTTCGTGGGATTATATCTTTCTGTCCGGTTCAAGCCCGAACTAAAAAATCATCGGGCGCTGACAACTGCCGCCATCAGCATCATTCTGCTCCAGCTTGTTGCATTTGTATATGCTGAGCGCATCATGGAACAGGCGGAGACCAATAGCTTTGCAGACAATATTGTATATGCCAAATCCACACCTTATCAGCGTATTGTCATTACCCGTAATAAAAGGGAGACCCGCTTGTTTTTAAACGGTAATCTGCAGTTCAGCAGCGCCGATGAATACCGCTATCATGAGGCGCTGGTACATCCGGCCCTCTCTTCAATTACCCGCCGTGAACAGGTACTCATCCTTGGCGGTGGCGATGGAATGGCCGCCCGTGAGGTACTGAAATATCCTGATGTGAAGAGGATCACCCTGGTAGACCTTGATCCGGCCATGACCCGATTATTTACCACCCAGGAGCGTTTCTCCGAGCTCAACAATCATTCCCTCAGCAATCCCAAAGTGACCGTTCAGAACGCAGATGCTTTTACCTGGCTCAGAGGATCTGCTACATGTTTCGATGCAATAATCATCGATTTCCCCGACCCTTCCAATTATTCGATAGGGAAACTCTACAGCAATAGCTTTTATCAAACGCTGTTTCGCCGGCTAAAGCCTGACGGTATTGCCGTGATTCAGAGCACATCACCCTTCGTCGCACCCAACAGTTTCTGGTGCGTGGATACAACACTGAGGTCCTGCGGATTTAGCACAAAACCGTATCACAATCTTGTCCCCTCTTTTGGAGACTGGGGCTATATCCTGGCCATGAAAGACACAGCTAAAGGATGGTTTTTGCAGTTACCGGATCACCTGCGGTTTGCAGACAGACAAAGTGTTGAGCAGATGTTTTATTTCCCGCCGGACATGCATCCTACAAAAAAGATCACGGTCAATAAGCTCAATAACCAGTCCCTGGTAAGTTATTTTGAAGAAGAGTGGAGCCATTATCTTGATTCATAA
- a CDS encoding DUF350 domain-containing protein — MYQSIINSIIYSALGIAILIVAFVLVEILTPKHNIRKEILEHKNMALAVLAGFFMLSVAIIIASAIH; from the coding sequence ATGTATCAATCTATTATCAACTCCATCATTTATTCCGCATTGGGCATTGCCATTCTGATAGTTGCATTTGTTCTGGTGGAAATATTAACCCCCAAACACAATATCCGGAAGGAAATATTAGAGCACAAAAATATGGCGCTGGCAGTGCTGGCAGGATTCTTTATGTTATCTGTTGCCATTATCATCGCCTCCGCCATTCATTGA
- a CDS encoding DUF4178 domain-containing protein: MYQCPNCKKALQLPARDILIVPCECGMIVNILQDTGATSLVKDSIYRLAPESNHYLQPGTTGLWKNKKFAISGRFLAEGTDGAFSYWTIIFEDGGTAVLSEGYGHYSILQKITVTDQPTRKKLSQSRAGTTIKFNGDRQYRLIRRSEADSISIEGALCTPEPALPFFTAAFFNEEEGYIEIQYYHNEQSVAFSLDFLEPRQFKFGNTVSGSSVFSLQCEKCNTALPIVAIPYTRDLICFSCKTEYGYNYKKKKFQLITKAAFHNSATAFYLQPGNIGSFNRILFTVIGCCSKEELSGAFASWREYTLFNPVEGFSYLSEYNGHWVYVKEWPRPPLISKRGNDYFIETGNRFDLYNKYRYKVTDAIGEHIYDINNTRKSYCREFVCPPQLMIEEKSDTEECWFYGEHINPSEVKEAFKLDTRPPARRGIGSIQPLMIVDVGKTIMIGIAAILLMILFHIIFAVNKRNERVITTSMEFSDTAKNHSYTSNRFYLNKKESNVEIELSAPGLSNNWIEVSGNLVNTDKGLQVPFTETLSFYSGVENGESWSEGGTRGSVLLTDIPRGNYYIEFEGTSDISSYTEQLTATLLYDVPVHRNLFIVLLIVAATGAAYILISNNNRNKRWNA; the protein is encoded by the coding sequence ATGTATCAATGCCCCAACTGTAAAAAAGCACTCCAATTGCCGGCCAGGGATATCCTGATTGTTCCCTGTGAGTGCGGAATGATTGTAAATATTCTACAGGATACGGGCGCGACTTCATTGGTAAAAGACAGCATCTACAGGCTCGCGCCCGAAAGCAACCATTACCTGCAACCCGGAACAACCGGCTTATGGAAAAACAAGAAGTTTGCGATAAGCGGCCGATTCCTTGCTGAAGGCACCGATGGTGCATTCAGCTATTGGACAATTATCTTTGAAGATGGAGGAACAGCAGTCCTATCGGAAGGCTATGGACATTACAGTATATTACAAAAGATCACGGTAACTGATCAACCGACAAGAAAAAAACTTAGTCAGTCGAGGGCCGGAACAACTATAAAATTTAACGGCGACCGGCAATACCGGCTGATCAGGAGGTCTGAAGCCGATTCTATCAGCATAGAAGGAGCACTCTGTACTCCCGAACCGGCATTGCCGTTTTTTACGGCAGCGTTTTTTAATGAGGAAGAGGGATATATAGAAATTCAGTATTATCATAATGAACAATCAGTTGCATTTTCATTGGATTTTCTGGAACCCCGGCAATTTAAATTCGGGAATACGGTGTCAGGATCATCCGTTTTTTCATTACAGTGCGAGAAATGCAATACAGCACTTCCCATAGTAGCCATACCTTATACCAGGGATCTGATTTGCTTTTCCTGTAAAACGGAATACGGGTACAACTATAAGAAAAAAAAATTCCAGCTAATAACAAAAGCAGCGTTTCATAACTCAGCCACTGCATTTTATCTCCAGCCGGGAAATATCGGATCCTTTAACAGGATCCTCTTTACTGTTATAGGATGTTGCAGCAAAGAAGAGCTTTCAGGAGCGTTTGCATCCTGGAGAGAATATACACTTTTCAATCCAGTGGAAGGGTTTTCCTATCTCAGCGAATACAACGGGCACTGGGTTTATGTAAAAGAATGGCCGCGACCGCCATTAATATCCAAGCGCGGAAACGACTATTTTATAGAGACCGGCAACCGGTTTGATCTTTATAACAAATACAGGTATAAAGTAACGGATGCGATCGGAGAGCATATTTATGACATTAACAATACCAGAAAAAGTTATTGCCGTGAATTTGTCTGCCCGCCTCAACTGATGATAGAAGAAAAATCAGACACGGAAGAATGCTGGTTCTACGGCGAACATATAAACCCCTCCGAGGTAAAGGAAGCTTTCAAACTGGATACCAGACCGCCGGCAAGACGCGGTATTGGCAGCATACAGCCGCTGATGATCGTTGACGTGGGTAAGACCATTATGATCGGAATTGCAGCGATCCTGCTGATGATATTGTTTCATATAATTTTTGCTGTAAACAAAAGAAACGAACGGGTTATTACCACTTCTATGGAGTTCAGTGACACAGCAAAAAATCACAGCTATACCAGCAACAGGTTTTACCTGAACAAAAAAGAAAGCAATGTAGAGATCGAGCTTAGCGCACCCGGCCTTTCCAACAACTGGATCGAAGTCAGTGGCAATCTGGTTAACACCGACAAAGGGCTCCAGGTCCCTTTTACCGAAACACTGTCCTTTTACAGTGGTGTGGAAAATGGGGAAAGCTGGTCTGAAGGGGGTACCCGGGGCAGCGTGCTACTAACAGATATCCCCCGGGGAAATTATTATATCGAATTTGAAGGCACCAGCGATATCAGCAGTTATACAGAACAACTTACGGCGACCCTTTTATATGACGTCCCCGTTCACCGGAACCTGTTTATTGTTCTGCTTATTGTTGCAGCCACAGGTGCGGCATATATTCTCATCAGTAATAACAACAGAAACAAACGCTGGAACGCATAA